The bacterium genomic interval TCCTCGGTGACGAAGATGAGCTGGAAGCCTTTGCCCTCGTACTCCTGGGCCAGCTTGAGCAGGCCGGGCGCCTCTTCGCGGCACGGCTCGCACCAGCTGGCAAAGAAGTTCAAAAAGACCAGCTTGTCCGAGTAGTCGGACAGCTTGTACATATTGCCATCGAGCCCCGCGGCCTGGAAATCCACGGCGGGGTTGCCCAGGGTGCCGCCGCCTCCGCCGCAGCCCGCGGCCAGGATGAACGCCGCCGTCAGGGCGACGGACAAGGTCAATTTACGCATCG includes:
- a CDS encoding TlpA disulfide reductase family protein, translating into MRKLTLSVALTAAFILAAGCGGGGGTLGNPAVDFQAAGLDGNMYKLSDYSDKLVFLNFFASWCEPCREEAPGLLKLAQEYEGKGFQLIFVTEDTAPVLAQGMVDDLGITEPVLLAADEPYASNEEANTFYAHQAIPVTFIIAQGNLVEVLVGSQTEETFRAKIEANLPK